A genome region from Setaria italica strain Yugu1 chromosome III, Setaria_italica_v2.0, whole genome shotgun sequence includes the following:
- the LOC101773626 gene encoding uncharacterized protein LOC101773626 translates to MGSSGGSSEHFLRQLSSSDGGGSAPHQLLQQEWECGGGSRRGSRRWSRKKARARGHRRGGGFCRTEEAAAAGRKRVMVVVDQSSGAKHAMMWALTHVASKGDFLTLLHVLPPQTGNGGGGGRGGGVDASALANSLGALCKACKPEVEVEALVIQGPKLSTVLSQVKKLEASVLVLSQRKPSPFCCFMRSGSEAFVEECINRAECLTLAVRRQSKGVGGYLVSTRWQKNFWLLA, encoded by the exons atggggagcagcggcggcagcagcgagcacTTCCTGCGGCAGCTGAGctccagcgacggcggcggcagcgcgccgcaccagctgctgcagcaggagtgggagtgcggcggcggcagcaggcgcGGGTCGCGGCGCTGGTCCAGGAAGAAGGCGCGGgcccgcggccaccgccgcggcggcgggttctgccggacggaggaggccgcggcggcggggcggaagcgcgtgatggtggtggtggaccaGAGCTCCGGCGCCAAGCACGCCATGATGTGGGCGCTCACCCACGTCGCCAGCAAGGGCGACTTCCTCACCCTGCTCCACGTCCTGCCGCCGCAGAccgggaacggcggcggcggcggccgcggaggcgggGTGGACGCCTCCGCGCTCGCCAACTCCCTCGGCGCGCTCTGCAAGGCCTGCAAGCCTGAG gtggaggtggaggcgcttGTGATCCAGGGGCCCAAGCTGTCGACCGTCCTCAGCCAGGTGAAGAAGCTGGAGGCGTCCGTGCTCGTGCTCAGCCAACGCAAGCCCTCGCCTTTCTGCTG CTTCATGCGGAGCGGGAGCGAGGCGTTCGTGGAGGAGTGCATCAACCGGGCGGAGTGCCTGACGCTGGCGGTGCGGCGGCAGAGCAAGGGCGTCGGTGGCTACCTCGTCAGCACCCGGTGGCAGAAGAACTTCTGGCTCCTGGCTTGA